The sequence below is a genomic window from Streptomyces sp. NBC_00289.
CTCGCGTCGCCCTCGGCGTCCTGGACACGGAGGCGGATACCGGGCGCCGAGACGGTCAGACGGGCCAGCGCCGGGGCGACGACCAGGGCGATGCCGGTCGCGAAGGCGGCGACCGTGACCGTGCCGGCCGCGCCCGAGCTGTACGCGGCCAGTTCCGCCTCCGCCCGCTCCAGCTGGGCCAGGACCGCGTTGGTGTGGCCGAGCAGGATCTCGCCGGCCGGGGTCAGCCGTACACCCTTGGCGCCGCGCTCGACCAGCCGGTGGCCGGTCTCCTGCTCCAGGGCGGTGAGCTGCTGGGAGACGGCGGACGGGGTGAGATACAGCGCGGCGGCAGCCGCCGTCACCGTGCGGTGGTCGGCCACCGCACGGAGGATGTGGAGCCGCCGCGCCTCGATCATGGGACCGATTCTCTCAAATGGCGGGAATCCGCCTGCTCAGGCCTCCAGCTCGGCCCGCGCCGCCACGAACGCGTCGACCGCGCGGTTCACGTCCGCCGTCGAGTGCGCTGCGGACAGCTGCACCCGGATACGCGCCTTGCCCTGCGGCACGACCGGATACGAGAAGCCGATGACGTACACGCCGCGCTCCAGCAGGAGCTCCGCCAGGCGCCCCGCGCGCGCCGCGTCCCCGATCATCACCGGCGCGATGGCGTGGTCGCCGGGCAGCACGTCGAAGCCCTCCTCGGTCATCCGGCGGCGGAACAGGGCGGTGTTCTCGGCCAGTTGGACGCGCAGGTCGTCCGCCGCCTCCAGCAGGTCCAGCACCTTCAGCGAGGCCGCCGCGATCACGGGGGCGAGGGTGTTGGAGAAGAGGTAGGGGCGGGAGCGCTGGCGCAGCAGGGCGACGATCTCCGCGCGGGCCGCCACGTAGCCGCCGGACGCGCCGCCCAGTGCCTTGCCCAGCGTGCCGGTGATGATGTCGACGCGGTCCATCACCCCGTGCAGCTCGGGCGTGCCGCGGCCGCCGGGGCCGACGAAGCCGACGGCGTGCGAGTCGTCGACCATGACCATGGCGTCGTGGCGGTCGGCGAGGTCGCAGATCTCGCGCAGCGGCGCCACGTAGCCGTCCATGGAGAAGACGCCGTCGGTGACCACCAGCTTCCGGCGG
It includes:
- a CDS encoding glycine C-acetyltransferase, with product MFDSVRDDLRATLDEIRAAGLHKPERVIGTPQSATVAVTAGGRPGEVLNFCANNYLGLADHPEVVAAAHEALDRWGYGMASVRFICGTQEVHKELEARLSAFLGQEDTILYSSCFDANGGVFETLLGPEDAVISDALNHASIIDGIRLSKARRFRYANRDLADLERQLKEATEAGARRKLVVTDGVFSMDGYVAPLREICDLADRHDAMVMVDDSHAVGFVGPGGRGTPELHGVMDRVDIITGTLGKALGGASGGYVAARAEIVALLRQRSRPYLFSNTLAPVIAAASLKVLDLLEAADDLRVQLAENTALFRRRMTEEGFDVLPGDHAIAPVMIGDAARAGRLAELLLERGVYVIGFSYPVVPQGKARIRVQLSAAHSTADVNRAVDAFVAARAELEA